TAGTATCTGTGTCCCCATATTCCTTCATATTCTCTAAAGAGGTTCACAGTCTTATTACTTGTCACCTTGATGTTATTCTCTGTCTAATGAAGAGTTGTGTGCTCATAAAAAGCTTTGTGGTTTTCTGCAAAAGCACACATCCTGTATCACGCTTTTAAACAAGCTATCCCATGAAAACGGTTTCTCTTCTCGAATACCAACACACTGCAGGAACAGTAATATTACAAAAGATCTGACTCTCCAGTTTTAatctcatttttaaaaaaaaaattttaatcAGTTTATCacaggggaagagggagagagcaagagccagagagagagagagagagagagagagagagagaaagagaaagaaatacagttGTACTTGGATAAAGATTCATTGCCATGGCTGGCAGTTGTAATGGGAGCACACAAAAAGCAGGTAAGTCTTGAATAATGGTAGAAACCATGTCTATTAAATGTGAGACATAACACGATGATTCTAGCTATAAGAACTGATTTGATGTGCGATTGAAAAGGGATTTGATTGAATTTCACTGtataaatgttttattcctATGGCTTGAGCCAATTTGCTCTGtactaatgaaaaaaacacagctgaagCCAGAGTGAAGGGattaaaaatgcaacatgttttgtattcatttgtGCATCTCACAAAGCCTTAGTCATGACTAGGTCTCACACTGTCATCAGTTATTTTTAGTATTCTAaatgctgtacacacacacacacacacacacacacacacacacacacacacacacacacacacacacacacacactgtactgatACATTATAAATGATCTTATCCAGAGAGCATCAGCATTTTACTCCTCGCTCGTGTCAGCAGATGAATCAATCactcatattcatatctgtattCAGATTTAGTGAACAAAGTGAACTATTTTCCTCGGTCGCTGTAACGTTCTTAGGCAGTCACCATTAGTTAGAACCTCTACATACTGTCTGTTGTAGGCAGAACCACGGCTGATTCAATTTCATATCAGGTCAAGCCTAATCTCAAATGCAAACTCCctggaaaaaataattaataatcagtGCAATCGAAATCAGCTGGAATGatgttaccatggtaacaatGTGATATGATTAATTATTCTTTCCAAAACCTCCCTGGTGAAACTGCAACTAAATGAAAGGAATCCATTTAAGCTTTCTCTGGATattggcaaacacacactcagaggcaTGTTTATTAAGTGTTGCTGGGTGGGTTAATTAGGTCGGCTGCTGCTGAAGCCCAAAGGCCACAAGTGACATCGTGCACGTAACGTCTTCCGCTGTGACACTACCAGTGTCTGTGGCTCGCTGGGATCGCTCTTGAGTTAACCTTTTGACCATCTTATCAGTGAGCTACTGACTGGATGTGGTTTGTTTGTTactgatgtgttttgtttgcacCTTCACCATTCATTTGCAATCTTCAGTTCACCCTAGATGCTGTAATGTATGAAAAGCCCAGAATGTCAACTGTTTCTGAGGTGCTTGGGGTTATAAGGTTTCATCTGCGTTCAGAGTAGTTTTGAGATAGTGAGCGTTTAAGCTTTCACGTCATACACTAAAACTAATATAACCTTTTTAGTTAGTATTTTTAACCTCCTTGTCAAAAACCTCTATTCACCTTGGGAGGATTTACTGAGCATGTATGCTTTATTTCAGCAACAACCGACATTCACACCCGAGAGCCGCCCAGTAGCTATAACCACAGTCGACAGAGTAGAGTagactggtggccactgagccaCTGAGCGGCTCCACTGGAGGAATCTGCAggttaatgccttgctcaagagtgTCGCAACTGTATTTGTTAGCTCACTTGCACTACCTACTTTTTCCCAGCAGGGATTCTGAATGTACGTCCTCTTCATCGTCCTCATGATCATCCTCCTGTCCGCTCTCCTCAGCCAGAGactttgcatgtttgcatgtttctccctgtgtttgcgtgggtttccttTGGGTGttccagtttcctcccacagtccaaagacatgcaagtcaggcaGACTGGAGACAtgtaaattgcccataggtccGTGTTTGAGTGTGAttgtctgtctacctgtatTAACCCTGTGATGGATTGGCAGCCTGTCCAGGGTGCCTtccacccagtgcatgctgggaaaggcTCCATCCCCTCATGACCCTGATTGGGAATAAGTGggaaaagacaatgaatgaataaggAAGTGTGACACTGGCAGAATCCAGAATAATTTCCTGGGGATCAGataactttttttaatttttttatttgggaCTCAATTTAGGTTGACCATGATAATATCAATACAAAGCCTGATAGAACATATTGGACCTGAAATTATGGTATTCCCCTTCAAGTTGGAATGGTATTATCAGAACACCATTTGTATGTTAAAGGAGCTTTTCAAAGTCCAAATTCAAAAATTCTTGATGTCGAATTTCTTCACAATGTTTCTACAATTTGCTCTTTAAAAGATGCTGTTTTTACATGTAGCATTATGCAGGGTTATTATGAGCAAGCTATAATTATGCAAGCTAATGAGCTAGCTTGCAGCTTGGAGGTGGATTCTGTCAATATTGTTCAAGATGCAATTTTGAAGCTAAGAGAACATTAGAAAAATAATGTGACATCTATTCAATGTAATATGctctttattctctttctgTAGTCTTGAGTGTTTTCTGTGGATCGTATGAGCTGTGGACGCTACTAGCAGTCGTCAGTGTAATGTTGGTCCTCTCACTCTGCTGGAATACTATTTGCTGTGTAGCAAAACTCTGCTCAGGTAATAACAGTACTtgcttttcaaaaatgtaataaaaacagattcaaattGTGTATCTGATGGGTGAATCTGTCATTTTGTTTCTTATAAAGGGACAGTTCTCCTACCAAGGGTCAGAAGAAGGTGAGTGTATATTCAATGATACaaggaaaagacaaaacattttattgttcaTGGCTTCTTGAATgggctgcttttttttttaaagatttatttccAAGTTGAACAGTGTATATAAAGTTTATTTCCTCTCTGTATCAAATTTAAGTGTAAGGGAGATGGAAGACAATCCTATTTATGGAAACGTGAACTACAAAGTAACAAGtaagttctgtgtgtgtgtgtgtgtgtgtgtatgtgtgcgtaaggcatatacacacacacatatatatgtgtgtttatatgtgtgtttctTTATCCATCTGTGCCTGTTTACAGTGTGATATTGTTCTTCACTGGCATCTCTTTATTTACAGGAGTTGATCCTGTAGATCCACCAATCAGCTCTTCCTCTCAGAGGGATCAGCAGAGCGTTCACTGTGACTCACAGGTAGCATCTTTATCCCACTTTACCAATATTCAATACATagcttgtaaaataaataaaacaagaggaATACAACAGCCTGTtcataaaagtgtgttttgagGAGTGATTGAGAAGATGGTGCTCATTTAGCGAGCTAGAGTGCAATATGAAACATTTGCTAGTAATACCAACAATCACTTGTTAGGATTATTTTGTTGTATATGTTCTGCAGAAAGACGCAAACAGTGTCAAAAGGTGTCCAAGCCTTTTTTGTTCTACATTTATACCAAGAAAAAGATAAGGATAGGATTGTGTATCATAACTTTGCTGTAACTTGCCACTATGAAACATGTCTTATGCATAAAATGTTGTGTAAAGGTAATtttaacaccttttttttttttttctagtccCAATCCAAAACCCAGGACTGCTATGCTAACCTGGCCCTGAAGCCTCCCAAGCCTCAGTCCGGCCGCAGCTCTCCAAAGATCCACTACTCTGATGTGGTTCAGCTGCTGGAGGCGCTGGAGCCGGAGAAGGAACCGGCAGGCGACACAGACACCGTCTCCACCCTGTCTGATCTGTACGCCTCGGTGCAGACCCAGCGCACCAAAACCCTGGACACTGCAGTCACTGGAGACGGATACGCAAACCACCTCTGAGAGCTGCACAGTTACTGATGCTTCTGCTCATGTTTAGATACCAGTAATTATCTTTCTGCAACCACAGGATGGCACTGCAAGTCATTATATTGAAAGTGACTACTCTGCACAGTGTGTTGTCTGAGTAGTGACGTATGCTGCACCTTTTAACCTGCATGAAAACTTACTCACTGAGACTGGTGgtattttttatagttttagTTAGATTCTTTAGCAACCTTTTGGATTAGATTATTTCCTGTGTGCGAAACACAGGAAAGAAGGGagcattttgatttttaatgaCTTGTATGTTTCTTGACATATTTTAGTTTGGTTCTGTACTAAATCACAGAGGATATGATTTAATTATGTAATGACTTATACTGCAATGATATGCATGGACTATAAAAGTACTTCTCAAGTGCCAACAGATCAATATCTGATAGTTTGTTGAACATATTGCTGATATCTAATTATCTATTGCTTGAGTCAGTGGTGTTATAAAGGCAGCTgactttttaattattttctaaCTCATTTGTTCCATGTAATCTCCCTCCAAGGGTCAATTTGTCACTCCCTTAATAATTATGTTAATGTTTAAAcctgtcaagtcaagtccagtcaagTTCATTAATTTATATAACCCGTCATCACAAGCTTAtctcaaaggactgtacagagaatgagcccaACTatatctaactaatcaacaatcaatcacaaaacaaaatgatgaaagacaaacacaaggaagcagaacaaagcacaagacacacaatagcaagttttagcaagacatagaaagcctacctattctacattgcctaacctacccggcaccaccagccgtagaccctcaatgcatacaaggaaaaactcccaagaaaaaaaacttgttaggaaagaaaatggaagaaacgTTGGGCGGCCGAGTCAAAGAGGACGGctgagcgtgcaataggtgcatTGAATTCCTTCTCTGGAGTCTTCATTAAATCTGACTGATAGACCTGGCTTGGGCTACTGGGATAATAGTGAGCCCTTACAGAAATACAACTGAATGGAAAAAGTTgcaattctatttttttttttttcaagtaagCCGCATATTAtaataaaacagagagagaaggggtaattttattattttcagttttgtcaattgtttttcagttgtttgtAAACTTACTTTAGTTGTGACATTGATATGATGAAAATGTAGTGTAGTTTTAGCAGATTATTGATATGATAGGCATGTAGTATAGCTTATACAGAGCAGCAGACTCAGTGTCTGTTATTGCGTTGTGACAGCTTCAATATTAAATACTGTTACACCTTCAGTGCTCATTATCCAGTTGCTTCAACCCACAATATCAGCATGCACTGTAGCCTGCATTCATTTACTCATGGATGCAAGGTAATTTGCTTATGTAATATTGACTGAACTTTGTATTGTCTGGCATCTTATCATACTTTTGTATTCATTAATGGGTAATAGTGCAGGACAGAGATTGTCCTGTAACATTGTGCTCCTAAACAGAATGGGACAATGCAGACTAGCATGGGAGTGTGGTTGGTATTATGTCTTAATCAGAACAAAAGCTAAGTCAAAATCAGTGGTGTGAACACGATTAATAGTTTGACCATTGGTGCTCTGCGATCAGTGATCCTCCGCTGTTCTCTGCCTACGGTGTGAAAAGCCAAGGATGAAAAGCCAAGAAGCACTGAGACTGAGAACACAGTGAACCACTGATGCAAAATGAATACTTCACCTGGCTGTGTGGAGACTAAACAGCAATTTTACCATTTAGAAGATTTTAAATGAGTATCAATGTAACTCCAAGATAAAGTTAAGATAATAAgctacacaaagacacataagaCACTGGTATTAGCTATAACAAAGGAAGCTATTTTATTATCTACTTTCTCAGATGACTGAACAATAACAACTCTAACAAGTCAGGCAAATTCCTCTTAAAAAAGGTTTTTCCCCATAATAATCCATGTCCATTTTTTGTGGTTTCTCAGTTTTAAAGTGAATAAACATAGAGAGACAAGGGTAATTCTTATGtcaattttgtacatttttttcatcAGTTGTTAGTTTtagatcctttttttttatataagcATCCTTCCTTTAGTTGTGATGTACATTTATTCAAGACTAATAAAACGACAATACCAAAATCGAGATAATCCATTATTTGAAAAGTGACTCATcctcataaaataaaacaaatattatCACTGGCATGATGGTAAATTTCCTAAGGGAATATTTCTAAAATTGTTATGTAGCTCATTACATGGCCCAGAAATAACTGTGAGAAAGGAATGATCTGTATTGTAATCTGATATGttattgatctctgtggggaaattttcttttcacttgcccctccatagagaggtcagaggtcaggctcagctacaccTGGAGCTGGGAGGGGTTCAGTGTCTGGCTAAAGGACTCTTCAGCGGGGCAGATGCTTGTCAACaaggggcttgaacctgggccATGTCATGTGGTTGAAGGGCAGCATCCTTCAACTGGAAGCCAGTCTTACTGGAAACggaaatatatcaaaatgtgaaatgaattaTTTCCACTGATGACACCTTGTGTTGCTTTTTAATAGATTTTATACTTCATATGTCTTTTTTGATTCTTACAGGCCAATCTCTTTCAATCTGGTTACCAAATGTCAGAAAGCATGTGTAAATCGAACTATGAAGATTAGACAAGAATACATTAAATTATGAAGAATAACACTGTAAAATCCAATGCAGTCTTGAGTGTAAAATAACAGAGGacaagaacaagagagagagaatgcagacagagaaagagagagaaaactgtgGCACAATCAAGCAACTGAATctactttgaaaaatgtacatCGATTCATCTTCCGTAGTTTCAACAAATACTTTGAACTCAGCAACAGAGAGCAGCTCTTTGAGTTACAGATCTTCCTGAGCACTATTCCCTGCAGAGGGGCCAGAGATCATTCACGCTTAATTGTCCATCTCAGTTTCACGTTATCACATTTATTAGAGGACAAATTTAATCCACAATTGGCACAGTGCTGCCATGTTCCTGCAGATAAACAGAGATAGCTGCAATGCCATTAAATCCAATAATCTGATACCTCCTCGTTGGCCGCTCCCAATTCACAGAACTAAAATGGTTGTCAGTTGAGAGCAGGGTCAAACATTTGAAGCTGGGTCTTACCCACGGAATAATGAATGGCTCCGTTCCCAAGTATttaaaaaattattttaaacTCGTCAGTGATACTCATGGATATGCGACTAGAGCCAGTGTAACAGATTTTGTCCCCTGAAGGTTTAAGAGCGCATCAGGGAAAAACACCTTTTTGTACTCGGCAGCTACAGAATGGAATCTATTGCCATCCCATATTAAAGAAATTGTCACTGCTAACCATTTTAAAAGAGCAGTGAAGGGATGGCTGCTGAGCTGCTGACAGTCAATCATTAATTAATGCGTTTTTTGAATGTAAGTTACTTTATATAATTataaatgttaatgttttttatgTCTTAAGTGATTCATGCATTGTCAAGACCTGCCTGTGCTGACCATTGCTTTTTACAacgaggaccacaatggaaataagtcttctTGACTTTATTGTGTGTTGAATTCCTCGACAATTTTATATGTGTATGGTTGTGGCCTAAGGGCCTTCAAACCTATGTgtattttaaaatctgtcaaataaaatcaatcaatcaatatatGCCATGTGCTTGAGCTTGAGTGAGGTTTAGTTTACTTGCAATGTGAGTGCTTATGTAAGGGTTACGGATAGTACACAAAATCAACCTCATCTTCTTCTATCACACCTAACACACAATTTTCAGAGAAGACATTTCTTTTACCTTGGACAGgacagtcaaataaaaaaagcaaagttCTGTATTTGTATTCTTCCACTGATTAAATTTGACATTCCATTTTTAGTTGGGAAAGGATTCTTGGGGGGCTTTCTAACATTTGTACATTATTTTATtacttaaagaaaataaatgtgattCCTAGCGATTTGATAACGCACCTTGTGGATTGATACCCGACCCTGTTAGATAATGACAGACTCGGTGGTGATGGAGAAGACGCACTGCCTGACCTTTGTTTACTGTATATAACCCTATTTAACTGTATGAACCCTCTGGACCCCTCAGGTCATCTGGGACCGGTCTGCTAACTATTCCCAGAGTTAAAACTAAGCATGGTGAGGCAGCATTTAGTTATTATGCCACACAGAGCTGGAACAAACTCCCAGAAGAACTCAGAAATGCCCCAACTTTGAACACTTTTAAAACCAGGCTCAAAACTTTTTTATTCTGCACTGCCTATGCAacttgatctttattctctttttatgctttttaattctttatttatatgCACTGTCTTCTAAATGTGATTTTTATatgtctgttatttttcttttatttatgtacagcactttgaattgccgatgtgtatgaaatgtgctatataaataaacttgccttgccttaacCTCAGTAGCTAATGCCCCACACTTTGGTACCAGGCAAGTGATTCTCCGGGGTGAATGCCTCAGCTTCATCCCCAGGTTCACCAGTCTTCATGTGCTGTGCTTAGAGGAAGAGTTTACGATGTGACACATTAGTCATCATTGTGCTTTCAGCCTTGATCTCCAGAAAAGTTGGCAGGAGTCTTGGCACAGGGAGACGTTTATTGGAGAATGAGATAATTATATTGCCACCATTTCTTGTTATAGACTCTTTGGCCTTGCATGGAGAGAACATATAATTGTGATGTGCTTCACTTCAGCCACCGTCAGCTGTCAGGCGTCCAACTTCCTGACAGAAATACCCCTTTGTGGGACAGATTAAACAATATTTGCAGACACAAACAATTGTTGGCAACCTCTTTTTGCTGTTCAGCTTTCCGCTGCTGTGATTGTTTTATCATGATTCAACACAGAGGCGATCAAAGAGCCATAATCAGAAGCTATCAGCTTGTTCTTGTGAATCAGATTCGACATTAGATGTGAAAGATTACAGTGTAGATTAGACAGCAATAAATATGAGTGGATGAATACTCAATATTCCAATAAATTTGCAATTTACTGTAAACAGCAAGCTATTAAACCATAATGAAATAAAGTAAAGATAACTTTGTTCTCTGATCATTCTTTCATAGTAGTTAACACAAAGTTAAAAGCCAGAAAAAACTGGCACCTACATAGCAGGACTTCTTGGAGTGGGAGCATCACACTCTGAATCTCTTTTATTATTCTGGCTCAATATTCACAATGTTAACTGATTAACGGTAACCTAGTAAAAGTGTTAAATACATAACTAAGAAAAGATGACAATTTTAGCTAAGTGTAACTgcaaaaggttacattttctgagaTCATTTTCAGTGATCTGAAGTGAGATTTGTGGTTTTATTtaaaattaaatcaatcaatgAGAACACAGGGCGAATTTGCTTCAGTGTCATTTATTAATCATTTATTTCACACGGTATATGTGATATATACATTATGATCTTccccattaaaaaaacattaaattcaGTGCACCATTAATGTAATACTGTGTTTTTAGAAACTTTTGCTTGTCTATTGCCATTTTACATATTACAAAACACCAAATACTTTAAGATGATACAAACAGTACAAACAGTTTTTGATGAAATGTTAACTTTTTCAGCCCAGGTCCCAAATGATACATTTTGTCTCTCAACCAGGTTTATTATATTGCCCCCTTTTATGGGGACCAACCAGCAAATGGATAGCAACTCATTTCCTGACCCAAACCAAGAAACCAGGTTTGGTATTAATAATATACACAATATATTGATAATTCAAAACTGGGAAAGACTATTGATAGAAACCCTTAGAACTTGGCCCTCAAGGTAGAGAGGCACGTTTCAAATGAAATGCACTATATTTTCTACAGATTTTACTCAATATTGGTACAACATACAGGCAGCTATTTTACAATAATTAACTAATAATTAACACTAACAAGGTAAATTTAGGTACAAATTATTTTGCCAGTATTGACAGACCAATCTGTAATCCAGCAAACAAAAGATTAGCCCACAACAAATACTAAGACATGGGATGAGTAAAAGTTTTATATTTGCAACACTTGTAAACAGTGGAGTAAACAAGATCTACATTTTGAAATagataaaataagaataaagcaAAAAGCTGCATCAACCACATTGACATCAATGTTGACTgtcaacacaaacactttcAGGTCTGCCTCAGTGTGAGCTCAGATCTTGGTTGTGTCCTCAGAGCTGATGTGTCCTTTCTCATCAGAGCTGATTGGGATCTTGAGCACTTCTATGCTGTGAAAGTCAGAGGGCGTATCGAAGAAAAGTTCATCATCAAAGCAGTCCTCATCAGATGGAGAAGCCAGGAAGTTCAGTTTCAAAACAAAGCCTGTGAGAATCCCACCAAAAGCAGACGCTGCAATGGTGGTGAAGACAGCTGCCACCTGGTAGAGGGCTTGCTCCTGGGCGGTGCGGCCCAGGCCGGGCTTCAGCCCAggaatcagctgctgcagctccagcagctttGGATCTCCCTCAGGTGGGGCGCGATGGGAAAAGATCTGGTACATACTGGGCCCGTACGTCTCCTCAGTGGCTAAGAGGATGGCACAGATGCCTGCTGTGGATGATATGAGGCCAGTGAGCCCATGGAGATTGTGAATGCCACACTGGTCCTGGATCCTGAGGTGGCGGGCCAGAAATGGGGTCAGGTACCTGTATCCCAGGTAACAGGCAGTACAGCCCATGACGCCCAGAGCATACGCAGCTGCAGGGGAAATCATCATGTCCACAGAAGCCCCGACAGTCACACCACCGGCCAGAGTCACGTTCTGAATGTCAGCCATGGTGAGCTTGCCTCTTTTATTGAACACTGCTGAGAGTGCGAAGGCAGTCATCGTGGATGAGCTTAGACCTATAAAAGTGTGAAGTATTGCTCTGTGCTGATCATCACCTTTAAAGGTCAGAGCAGAGTTGAATGAAGGCCAGAACACCCAGAGGAACAGGGTTCCCATTACAGAGAGGATGTCAGACTGATAACTGGTGATCTCTTTCACGTGTCCTTCATTCAAGCTTGGGCGGTATAGCACAAATGTCACCCCCAGGCCAAAGTAGCAGGCAAACAGGTGAATAAGAATGGTGCCACCTGCGTCATTTATCCTTATGTACTTCAATACGGCCCATTCTGTCAGAGCAAAGATAGGGACCTCCAGCAAAGCCATGACCAGGAGCTGCACAGGACTGGTCTTCCCTAGCACAGCTCCAAAAGAGATGAGCACCACAGCGCAGGCAAACTCTGCATTGAGCAGGTTGATTACCCCCAGATGAATTTTACCATCATAGTAAAACTGGAAGAAACCTTGCACCAGAATCGCCCACTGGATCGCAAAGGTGGCAGTGAGAAAGTTGAAGACCATCCCACTGAAGCCGTAGAGCCGGAGGAAGGCCAGCAGGCAGCCGAAGCCTATGAAGATCATCACCTGCACATCGGCAAAGAAGGGGTAGTCGCGATACAGGGAGTTCTCCATGGGGTTGGTCTCGTTGTTTTGCAGCTTGGCGTTGGCATTGTCATCGTAAGTGACAAAGCCACCATAAAGAGCGAGGAGGATAACCTCTAACACTAGCACCAGCACAGGCAGGCGCACCCTCAAACTTGTAGACTTGTTCATGACGGTGCACAACTGACGGTTCAGAGCAGCATGGACCCTCAGCAGCACTAACATCTCTTTTATACTGCCACTCTGTCAGATAAGAGCAGCTACCAGTGCTGGGTAAAGAGCAGAGGCCCACACTGTATACTGTAATGTAACACTGCAGCGCTTTCAATCAGGGTTGTACTTTGGTCCCTAAAATTTCGCAATTGCATTTTGACAAGCCAGGATTAAGGATTTTATAAGTGAATTTCTACTGATAAAATATGACAACTCAAAGAAGTAAAACTCAACATGTACAGAGCAATGGTCTACTTTGAATGAATGCCACAGCTGCAAATGAGTTTTttccacgttttttttttctagttttctACAGTTACAGGAAGAGTTCATTTTAAAAaagctatatatccatttaaaaaaaatatttacctgaagttcatcattcaatatttctaaaatagtGACGATTTAGTTCAAAGTACCATAATTTTGTATgtgtaggtgtcacttttttcaaatggttgatagctcattttggaattaaactcttaaATGGTTTGCTGCTGTGTTAAGTAAAAAAGACAACAGCCTCTCATGTTGAAAAGCATAGCACTGTTCAACTCAATCAATAGGACTATATTTATGAAATAAACTGCAATAGTAGTTATAACATTCCAATACGTAGGCTGAATCTCCAGCACACttcttatgaaaaaaaaaaatctccacttCACAAAACAATAGATGGCGTTGCACTATCATTTAACATGAATGGATTTGAGAGTTGAAAGGGAGACTTCTGGtgtgaaatggccatctgctgcCATCCTTTGGTCATACGTCTAGACTGTAATGCATTCCTGTCTGACTGTACTAATTCTGCACACAGTAATCTCAGTAAACCAGTGAATCAGTAAACtcaacttgaaacttgaaaatcTGCTAGTACTTCTCAACACATCACTCCTGTCCTTTTGTTATTACACTGGCTAAAACAGTGGATcactttttaag
This DNA window, taken from Centroberyx gerrardi isolate f3 chromosome 5, fCenGer3.hap1.cur.20231027, whole genome shotgun sequence, encodes the following:
- the LOC144539348 gene encoding uncharacterized protein LOC144539348: MAGSCNGSTQKAVLSVFCGSYELWTLLAVVSVMLVLSLCWNTICCVAKLCSGTVLLPRVRRSVREMEDNPIYGNVNYKVTRVDPVDPPISSSSQRDQQSVHCDSQSQSKTQDCYANLALKPPKPQSGRSSPKIHYSDVVQLLEALEPEKEPAGDTDTVSTLSDLYASVQTQRTKTLDTAVTGDGYANHL